The Chloroflexota bacterium genome window below encodes:
- a CDS encoding AMP-binding protein, with translation MATAAPPAPAEPAAAEPGRSSAAASGAGSTLVDLLREAAARYGDAPALLIKPGFRTRIWTYRDLADLAPRVARVLAQQGLERGDRVLIWGVNRPEWPIGFFGALFAGLVLVPLDVRSQPEFVAKVAQRTRAKLVLASTQTAPMAEGLNLPVVLLESLPDRARQAAPLPTPSLGASDIAEVVFTSGTTGEPKGAMLTHGNLVANATALRDVFPFQPGERLLSILPLSHMFEQTCGLIAPFLVGASIVYPVSRQPAVLIRTFRDFRVTMLLIVPAGLKLLDSSISRKVDASGKRAAFERLHRIAQHLPRFAKRLLFRPVISQFGGRFRTLGIGAAALEEELAKRWTNMGFDVLQGYGATELSPAVSFTRPSRNRIGTVGEAVPGVELRIAEDGEILVAGPSVFAGYWEDPEATRAAIDGDRFYHTGDIGVLDGDGFLTLRGRKKDMLAMPDGTKVYPEDIEAVLGRDERLRDATVVGWQPPRGELRVQAVLLIDDPGMADTVVRDANAQLGAHQQIRGVTIWPDDDLPRTHTLKVKKRIVLDRLAELESGSAAAQAATGAGAPSPLAAASLEALVASVANLPIASVQRDSRLSTDLNMDSLARIELLGVIEEEMGAFVDDGDVDPDTTVAQLSALVDAAKEQKHETGIFGWPLSPIARAAGILIQTLILLPVFSSMYRVRVTGLERLRGLKGPALFTPNHCLHNDVGIMLTRIPLAWRWHLSVAAAADDIFGNPVRGFGSALIGNAFPLAREGAVRRSLELLGARLDRGFSILIFPEGKLTVGGPTQPFKSGTGLVAVEGATPVVPMKLKVTRMSRMDARRDPAFAGQRLPWRGEVELVFGDPIHFGWDTDHLVATQRLEAAVAAL, from the coding sequence TTGGCGACTGCCGCCCCGCCCGCACCCGCCGAGCCAGCCGCCGCGGAGCCTGGCCGGTCAAGCGCCGCTGCCTCCGGAGCCGGATCAACGCTGGTCGACCTGCTGCGCGAGGCCGCGGCCCGCTACGGAGATGCACCGGCGCTCCTCATCAAGCCCGGATTTCGCACCCGCATCTGGACGTATCGCGACCTGGCCGACCTGGCCCCACGGGTTGCTCGCGTCCTGGCCCAGCAGGGGCTGGAGCGCGGCGATCGGGTGCTGATCTGGGGCGTCAACCGGCCCGAGTGGCCGATCGGCTTCTTCGGTGCGCTGTTCGCAGGCCTGGTGCTGGTCCCGCTCGACGTTCGCAGCCAGCCTGAATTCGTGGCAAAGGTCGCGCAGCGCACGCGCGCCAAGCTCGTACTGGCCTCGACCCAGACCGCGCCGATGGCCGAGGGCCTGAACCTGCCTGTCGTGCTGCTCGAGTCGCTCCCCGACCGCGCCCGGCAGGCCGCGCCACTTCCCACGCCCAGCCTGGGCGCGAGCGACATTGCCGAGGTGGTCTTCACGTCGGGAACCACCGGCGAGCCGAAGGGCGCCATGCTGACGCACGGCAACCTGGTGGCCAACGCCACCGCCCTGCGTGACGTCTTCCCATTCCAGCCCGGCGAGCGACTCCTCTCGATCCTGCCCCTGTCGCACATGTTCGAGCAGACCTGCGGGCTGATCGCGCCGTTCCTGGTCGGCGCCTCGATCGTCTACCCCGTCAGCCGCCAGCCCGCCGTGCTGATACGGACCTTCCGCGACTTCCGGGTGACCATGCTGCTGATCGTGCCGGCCGGTCTGAAGCTGCTCGACTCGTCCATCTCGCGCAAGGTCGATGCCTCCGGCAAGCGTGCCGCCTTCGAGCGGCTGCACCGCATCGCGCAGCACCTGCCACGCTTCGCAAAACGGCTCCTCTTCCGCCCGGTCATCTCGCAGTTCGGGGGGCGCTTCCGAACTCTTGGGATCGGGGCGGCGGCGCTCGAGGAGGAGCTGGCCAAGCGCTGGACCAACATGGGCTTCGACGTGCTCCAGGGCTACGGCGCGACGGAGCTGTCGCCCGCGGTCAGCTTCACACGGCCGTCGCGCAATCGGATCGGGACGGTTGGCGAGGCGGTGCCCGGGGTCGAGCTCCGCATCGCCGAGGACGGCGAGATCCTGGTCGCAGGGCCGAGCGTCTTCGCCGGATACTGGGAGGATCCCGAGGCCACCCGAGCGGCCATCGACGGGGACCGCTTCTATCACACCGGGGACATCGGCGTGCTCGACGGCGACGGCTTCCTGACCCTGCGCGGCCGCAAGAAGGACATGCTGGCCATGCCCGACGGGACGAAGGTCTACCCCGAGGACATCGAGGCCGTCCTGGGACGTGACGAGCGGCTGCGTGACGCGACGGTGGTGGGCTGGCAGCCGCCGCGCGGCGAGCTGCGGGTCCAGGCGGTGCTCCTGATCGACGATCCGGGGATGGCGGACACCGTGGTCCGCGACGCCAATGCGCAGCTTGGCGCACACCAGCAGATCCGCGGAGTCACGATCTGGCCCGATGACGACCTTCCCAGGACCCACACCCTCAAGGTCAAGAAGCGGATCGTCCTCGATCGGCTGGCGGAGCTGGAGAGCGGCTCCGCCGCCGCGCAGGCCGCGACAGGGGCGGGGGCACCATCGCCGCTTGCTGCAGCGAGCCTTGAGGCGCTGGTGGCTTCGGTGGCCAACCTGCCGATCGCATCGGTCCAGCGCGACTCCCGCCTGTCGACCGATCTGAACATGGACTCCCTGGCGAGGATCGAGTTGCTGGGCGTCATCGAGGAGGAGATGGGCGCCTTCGTCGACGATGGTGACGTGGATCCCGATACCACCGTGGCACAGCTCTCTGCCCTGGTCGATGCCGCGAAGGAGCAGAAGCACGAGACCGGCATCTTCGGCTGGCCGTTGAGCCCGATTGCGCGGGCCGCCGGGATCCTGATCCAGACCCTGATCCTGCTGCCGGTCTTCTCCAGCATGTATCGGGTCCGGGTCACCGGACTCGAGCGGCTCCGCGGCCTAAAGGGGCCGGCCCTCTTCACGCCGAACCACTGCCTGCACAACGACGTGGGGATCATGCTGACGCGCATCCCGCTCGCCTGGCGCTGGCACCTGTCGGTCGCCGCGGCGGCCGACGACATCTTCGGCAACCCGGTGCGTGGCTTCGGATCGGCGCTCATCGGCAACGCATTTCCGCTGGCACGCGAGGGCGCCGTCCGACGGTCCCTCGAGCTGTTGGGCGCCCGGCTCGACCGCGGCTTCTCGATCCTGATCTTCCCCGAGGGGAAGCTGACCGTGGGCGGGCCGACCCAGCCCTTCAAGTCAGGGACCGGCCTGGTCGCCGTCGAGGGAGCCACGCCGGTGGTGCCGATGAAGCTGAAGGTCACCCGGATGTCGCGGATGGACGCCCGACGCGATCCGGCGTTCGCCGGTCAGCGGCTCCCATGGCGCGGGGAGGTGGAGCTGGTCTTCGGGGATCCCATCCACTTCGGGTGGGACACGGACCACCTGGTTGCCACCCAGCGGCTGGAGGCCGCCGTTGCCGCGCTCTGA
- a CDS encoding radical SAM protein, with the protein MTAALPLRPYTPLRMVLTVCGHCFSDDPDREVDYGTDILQGNLVLQDGSVYLRRHCQRGHGEVVSLYDEDYPLWEYLQQWRVPTREIIPDTPDNVLPIPMGYANGLGRLQTQHSCILLLDVTEHCNLNCPTCFAASGTNVGRYARLPHILRTLDASIEREGGKIDVLMLSGGEPTVHPEIVEIIQAAVERKVTRVLLNTNGIRITKDDRFLDALHKLRDRVEVYLQFDGFNLETHLFHRGEDLRAMKAEAIKRLTDARIFTTLTMVVAQGVNDHEIGAVADFAFDTDYVAGVAYQPVFGSGRANPIDPMQRMTTTGVLKRLGPQTGGRADASDFIALPCSHPDCCAITYFVKEDNGVHRSIPKLVGIERLKDNLSIVGNRIAADDQLWDSLIGMMSETTTISRPELIDYIINICEACDIGIGGFMKDIGRYLVKGERAAELVALRTKRLSVKSFMDAWTMNIERLQQCCVHVGSTDGEEDPVRIPFCARQLFGNLRRRTSAGQVAARQLVELDGLMARS; encoded by the coding sequence ATGACCGCCGCGCTGCCACTCCGCCCCTACACGCCGCTGCGGATGGTGCTGACCGTCTGCGGCCATTGCTTCAGCGACGACCCCGACCGCGAGGTCGACTACGGCACCGACATCCTGCAGGGCAACCTGGTGCTGCAGGACGGATCGGTCTACCTGCGTCGCCACTGCCAGCGCGGGCACGGCGAGGTGGTGAGCCTGTACGACGAAGACTACCCGCTGTGGGAGTACCTCCAGCAATGGCGCGTGCCGACGCGCGAGATCATCCCCGACACCCCCGACAACGTGCTGCCCATCCCGATGGGCTACGCCAACGGCCTGGGGCGGCTCCAGACGCAGCACTCCTGCATCCTGCTGCTCGACGTCACCGAGCACTGCAACCTGAACTGTCCGACCTGCTTCGCAGCCTCCGGCACGAACGTGGGCCGCTACGCCCGCCTGCCGCACATCCTGCGCACCCTGGACGCCTCGATCGAGCGCGAGGGCGGCAAGATCGACGTCCTGATGCTCTCCGGCGGCGAGCCGACCGTGCATCCCGAGATCGTCGAGATCATCCAGGCCGCGGTGGAGCGCAAGGTCACCCGGGTCCTGCTCAACACCAACGGCATCCGCATCACGAAGGACGATCGCTTCCTCGACGCGCTGCACAAGCTGCGGGATCGGGTCGAGGTCTATCTCCAGTTCGACGGCTTCAACCTCGAGACGCACCTCTTCCACCGTGGCGAGGACCTGCGTGCCATGAAGGCGGAGGCGATCAAGCGCCTGACCGATGCCCGGATCTTCACGACCCTCACCATGGTCGTGGCCCAGGGCGTCAACGATCACGAGATCGGGGCGGTCGCCGACTTCGCCTTTGACACTGATTACGTCGCCGGCGTCGCCTACCAGCCGGTCTTCGGCTCCGGCCGGGCCAACCCGATCGACCCGATGCAGCGCATGACCACCACCGGCGTCCTCAAGCGCCTCGGTCCGCAGACCGGTGGTCGGGCCGATGCCTCCGACTTCATCGCCCTGCCGTGCAGCCACCCGGACTGCTGCGCGATCACCTACTTCGTCAAGGAGGACAACGGGGTCCATCGGTCCATCCCGAAGCTGGTGGGGATCGAGCGCCTCAAGGACAACCTCTCGATCGTCGGCAACCGGATCGCAGCCGACGATCAGCTGTGGGATTCGCTGATCGGGATGATGAGTGAGACGACCACCATCAGCCGCCCCGAGCTGATCGATTACATCATCAACATCTGTGAGGCCTGCGATATCGGGATCGGCGGCTTCATGAAGGACATCGGTCGCTACCTGGTCAAGGGCGAGCGGGCCGCCGAGCTGGTCGCGCTGCGCACCAAGCGGCTCTCCGTGAAGTCGTTCATGGACGCCTGGACCATGAACATCGAGCGTCTGCAGCAGTGCTGCGTCCACGTCGGCTCGACTGACGGGGAGGAGGACCCGGTGCGCATCCCCTTCTGCGCCCGTCAGCTCTTCGGCAACCTCCGGCGGCGGACCTCCGCCGGCCAGGTGGCGGCCCGCCAGCTGGTCGAGCTGGACGGCCTTATGGCCCGATCATGA
- a CDS encoding cyclic nucleotide-binding domain-containing protein, which translates to MARDEKLDLLHTIPLFARLDRKHLERLGMLTEEVDVPAGKVLIRQGERGDDLMVIVSGKVGVERDGTRVNELGPGDFFGEIALIDHGSRTATVTTDSPCRILVVNHRDFHALMEEFPAVAATVLLCLADRLRSLDRAAVN; encoded by the coding sequence GTGGCCCGCGACGAGAAGCTCGACCTGCTGCACACCATCCCGCTCTTTGCCCGGCTCGACCGGAAGCACCTCGAACGACTCGGGATGCTGACCGAGGAGGTGGACGTCCCCGCCGGCAAGGTCCTGATCCGCCAGGGAGAGCGCGGCGACGACCTCATGGTCATCGTCTCTGGCAAAGTGGGCGTCGAGCGCGACGGCACGAGGGTCAACGAGCTCGGACCGGGTGACTTCTTCGGAGAGATCGCGCTGATCGACCACGGATCACGGACCGCGACCGTCACGACCGACTCACCGTGCCGAATCCTGGTGGTCAACCACCGCGATTTCCACGCGCTGATGGAAGAATTTCCCGCGGTGGCGGCCACGGTCCTGCTGTGTCTCGCCGACCGCCTGCGCAGCCTGGACCGCGCCGCCGTCAATTAG
- a CDS encoding M20/M25/M40 family metallo-hydrolase — MATFSEAPGASIRVGAGGPVFEGGPDFHAMIYSADGEITAPIALVGFANGSGGCLASDFADFPDGAIALAPPGRCLRRDAVVNAGEAGASAMVVTYPNRSTGNVLRPTLLFPDGIEIPAISASGEVGDALRAAADGGTHVTISVDTEIGSAMVHNVIAESRADSERVVMLRGHLDSVHDGPGINDNGSGTAALLEVARVLAEQHPSSRVRFAFWAGEEFGSLGSRAYVESLSPAERAEITAYLNLDMIGSPNYVPLVYDSPTAAPGSREIADFLVTELEEAGIGAEQTDVGSGSDHAPFDAVEIPTGGIFSGATEIKSAAQAAAFGGTADQPMDACYHLACDTLVNVDIDIVAVFATAALAVTMALASGQLPVGE; from the coding sequence ATGGCGACCTTCAGCGAGGCGCCGGGTGCCAGCATCCGGGTCGGCGCCGGAGGGCCTGTCTTCGAGGGTGGCCCGGATTTCCACGCCATGATCTATTCCGCCGACGGCGAGATCACCGCCCCCATCGCGCTCGTCGGATTCGCCAATGGGAGCGGTGGCTGTCTCGCCTCCGACTTCGCGGACTTCCCAGACGGCGCGATCGCCCTGGCCCCGCCTGGTCGCTGTCTGCGCCGTGACGCGGTGGTGAATGCGGGCGAAGCCGGTGCGTCAGCCATGGTGGTCACCTACCCCAACCGGTCGACCGGAAACGTCCTGCGCCCGACCCTCCTCTTTCCGGACGGGATTGAGATCCCGGCGATCTCCGCTTCGGGCGAGGTGGGTGACGCGCTGCGAGCGGCCGCCGATGGCGGCACGCACGTGACCATCAGCGTAGACACCGAGATCGGCAGTGCAATGGTCCATAACGTGATCGCCGAGTCGCGGGCCGATTCCGAGCGCGTCGTGATGCTGCGCGGCCACCTCGACTCGGTCCATGACGGCCCCGGGATCAATGACAACGGCTCCGGCACGGCCGCGCTGCTGGAGGTGGCGCGTGTCCTCGCCGAGCAGCACCCGTCGAGCCGGGTCCGCTTCGCCTTCTGGGCAGGCGAGGAGTTCGGAAGTCTCGGCTCGCGGGCCTACGTCGAATCACTCAGCCCGGCTGAGCGCGCTGAGATCACCGCCTACCTGAACCTCGACATGATCGGCTCGCCCAACTACGTCCCACTCGTCTACGACTCCCCGACTGCGGCCCCCGGTTCAAGGGAGATCGCCGACTTCCTCGTCACCGAACTCGAGGAGGCAGGGATCGGGGCCGAGCAGACGGACGTGGGGAGCGGCAGCGACCATGCCCCATTCGACGCGGTGGAGATTCCCACCGGCGGCATCTTCAGCGGGGCCACTGAGATCAAGAGCGCGGCGCAGGCGGCGGCCTTTGGCGGGACCGCTGACCAACCGATGGACGCCTGCTACCACCTCGCCTGCGACACGCTGGTGAACGTCGACATCGACATAGTCGCCGTGTTCGCGACGGCCGCGCTGGCGGTCACCATGGCCCTCGCCTCGGGGCAGCTGCCCGTCGGTGAATGA
- a CDS encoding SufD family Fe-S cluster assembly protein, which yields MTIQTIPVGALDAGTIEQISGAEPAWLRALRGEWWSRVEANPWPTGAEEEWRRTSLDGLPRDGGLLLDPPIATYELDPQLAKRGVIFSDLASAVREHGDLVRAWLGRHDTLSAQMPFWGRSLAAWTGGTFLYVPKGVMVDGPLTARTTLPTGAYTYLPHTLVVVEEDASATLLEEISSPDGRAVWFGGTADVQVGYGARLRYANLQRLGDEVWRIGAQRVEVGQDANVTTLNAEIGSAISKVGMDVRMTGKGGTSRLLGLLAAGGAQSIDFNSCQDLLGSHTTSDLLYLSALYDASHASFYGVTRVRPEAKQTSSYQECRNLLLSPKAGAEPIPVLEIETNDILRCGHGATAGAIDPIQRFYAQSRGMSSEAAERMIVRGFFERVVAQFDSEPIKARVLDALAARIGTTDEAAA from the coding sequence ATGACCATTCAAACGATCCCGGTGGGTGCGCTCGACGCTGGGACGATTGAGCAGATCTCGGGTGCCGAGCCGGCATGGCTTCGAGCGCTCCGTGGCGAGTGGTGGAGCCGCGTCGAGGCCAATCCGTGGCCGACCGGTGCCGAGGAGGAGTGGCGCCGCACCTCGCTCGACGGCCTGCCGCGTGACGGCGGCCTGCTGCTCGACCCGCCCATCGCGACCTACGAGCTCGACCCGCAGCTGGCCAAGCGCGGCGTGATCTTCAGCGACCTGGCCAGCGCGGTGCGCGAGCACGGCGACCTCGTCAGGGCGTGGCTTGGGCGCCACGACACGCTGTCGGCGCAGATGCCCTTCTGGGGCCGCTCCCTCGCCGCCTGGACCGGTGGCACGTTTCTCTACGTGCCGAAGGGCGTGATGGTCGACGGTCCGCTCACCGCGCGCACCACGCTCCCGACCGGCGCGTACACCTACCTGCCGCACACGCTCGTGGTCGTGGAGGAAGACGCCTCGGCCACCCTGCTCGAGGAGATCTCTTCGCCCGACGGCCGCGCGGTCTGGTTCGGCGGCACCGCCGACGTGCAGGTCGGCTATGGCGCGCGCCTGCGGTACGCCAACCTGCAGCGCCTCGGCGACGAGGTGTGGCGGATCGGGGCGCAGCGGGTCGAGGTGGGCCAGGACGCCAACGTCACGACGCTCAACGCGGAGATCGGCTCCGCCATCAGCAAGGTCGGGATGGACGTGCGCATGACCGGCAAGGGCGGCACCAGCCGGTTGCTGGGACTGCTCGCGGCGGGTGGTGCGCAGAGCATCGATTTCAACAGCTGCCAGGACCTGCTAGGCAGCCACACCACCTCGGACCTGCTCTACCTGTCGGCGCTGTACGACGCATCGCATGCGTCCTTCTACGGGGTCACCAGGGTTCGCCCGGAGGCGAAGCAGACGAGCTCCTACCAGGAGTGCCGCAACCTGCTCCTGTCACCCAAGGCGGGAGCAGAGCCGATCCCCGTGCTGGAGATCGAGACCAACGACATCCTGCGCTGCGGGCACGGTGCCACCGCCGGCGCCATCGACCCGATCCAGCGCTTCTACGCCCAGAGCCGCGGCATGTCGTCCGAGGCCGCCGAGCGCATGATCGTGCGCGGCTTCTTCGAACGGGTCGTGGCCCAGTTCGATTCGGAGCCGATCAAGGCGCGCGTCCTCGACGCGCTCGCCGCACGCATCGGAACCACCGATGAGGCCGCGGCATGA
- the sufB gene encoding Fe-S cluster assembly protein SufB — translation MAVPNPAVDKVPTGYKYGWHDPEMKPLHVMKKGLSREVVEEISRIKGEPQWMTDLRLKAYRHFEARPMPTWGGDMSQIDFQDIYYYVTATDKAVQSWDDVPDYIRRTYDRLGIPEAEKKYLAGVGGQYDSEVVYHNIRADLEKLGVIFLGTDEALVKYPEMFKEYFGTVIPANDNKLAALNTAVWSGGSFIYVPKGVHVELPLQAYFRINTENMGQFERTLIIADEGSSVHYVEGCTAPAYTTASLHSAVVEIIVKKGARVRYTTIQNWSHNVYNLVTKRAVAYEDSVMEWVDGNLGSHLTMKYPSIYLLGERAHGEVLSIAFAGSDQHQDAGGKVIHAAPNTTSLITSKSISQGTGRTSYRGLIKVYPGCHGSKSTVRCDALILSDDARSDTYPYMEIDEDDVTIGHEATVSKVGSEQLFYLMSRGMNEAEASAMIVNGFIEPIVKELPMEYAVEMNRLIQLQMEGAVG, via the coding sequence ATGGCCGTTCCCAATCCTGCTGTCGACAAGGTCCCCACCGGCTACAAGTACGGCTGGCACGACCCGGAGATGAAGCCCCTGCACGTCATGAAGAAGGGGCTCTCTCGCGAGGTCGTGGAGGAGATCAGCCGGATCAAGGGCGAGCCGCAATGGATGACCGACCTGCGCCTGAAGGCGTACCGCCACTTCGAGGCGCGGCCGATGCCGACCTGGGGCGGCGACATGAGCCAGATCGACTTTCAGGACATCTACTATTACGTGACCGCGACCGATAAGGCGGTCCAGTCCTGGGACGACGTGCCGGACTACATCCGGCGCACCTACGACCGGCTGGGGATCCCGGAGGCGGAGAAGAAGTACCTCGCCGGGGTCGGCGGGCAGTACGACTCCGAGGTCGTCTACCACAACATCCGCGCCGACCTGGAGAAGCTCGGCGTGATCTTCCTGGGGACCGATGAGGCGCTGGTCAAGTACCCCGAGATGTTCAAGGAGTACTTCGGCACCGTCATCCCGGCGAACGACAACAAGCTCGCCGCCCTGAACACGGCGGTGTGGAGCGGTGGCAGCTTCATCTACGTGCCCAAGGGGGTTCATGTCGAGCTGCCGCTGCAGGCCTACTTCCGGATCAACACCGAGAACATGGGCCAGTTCGAGCGGACCCTGATCATCGCGGACGAGGGGAGCAGCGTTCATTACGTCGAGGGCTGCACCGCCCCGGCCTACACCACCGCCAGCCTGCACAGCGCCGTCGTCGAGATCATCGTCAAGAAGGGCGCCCGCGTGCGCTACACGACGATCCAGAACTGGAGCCACAACGTCTACAACCTCGTCACCAAGCGCGCGGTGGCGTACGAGGATTCCGTCATGGAGTGGGTCGACGGCAACCTGGGCTCGCACCTGACCATGAAGTACCCCTCCATCTACCTGCTCGGCGAGCGCGCCCACGGCGAGGTGCTGAGCATCGCCTTCGCCGGCAGCGACCAGCACCAGGATGCCGGGGGAAAGGTGATCCACGCGGCTCCCAACACGACCAGCCTGATCACCTCGAAGTCGATCTCGCAAGGGACGGGCCGCACCTCGTACCGGGGCCTGATCAAGGTGTACCCCGGCTGCCACGGGTCGAAGTCGACGGTGCGCTGCGACGCGCTGATCCTCTCCGACGATGCCCGATCCGACACGTACCCCTACATGGAGATCGACGAGGACGACGTCACGATCGGGCACGAGGCGACGGTCTCCAAGGTCGGCTCGGAGCAGCTCTTCTACCTGATGAGCCGCGGCATGAACGAGGCCGAGGCGAGCGCCATGATCGTCAACGGCTTCATCGAGCCGATCGTCAAGGAGCTGCCGATGGAGTACGCGGTCGAGATGAACCGCCTGATCCAGCTCCAGATGGAAGGCGCGGTCGGCTAG
- the rsgA gene encoding ribosome small subunit-dependent GTPase A — protein sequence MPLTSLPIPVRPAPGAPLPGIVLRARSGFYTVRLDDGALVECRLRGRVKQEQGNSDLVVIGDRVAVAALADGDAMIESVEPRRTRFSRRQPGPRGSWKEDMIVANLDQVLVVFACADPMPHLRMVDRFLVVAEHNEVEAMVVANKVDLVGLAAARGLFAGYEAIGYPVHYVSAREGIGLEELADRLVGRVSVVTGPSGVGKSTLLNAIQPGLRIETGAVSEAVHKGRHTTTSAELHPLSAPGGGYVADTPGLRELGLWQVPAEELAWCFPEMRDYLGRCAFNDCRHISEPRCAVLAAVGAGRISAARHDSYRRLLLNED from the coding sequence GTGCCTCTGACGTCCCTGCCCATCCCTGTCCGCCCTGCCCCGGGAGCACCGCTGCCCGGAATCGTGCTGCGCGCCCGGAGCGGCTTCTACACGGTCCGCCTCGATGACGGCGCCCTCGTGGAATGCCGCCTGCGTGGGCGCGTCAAGCAGGAGCAGGGAAACTCCGATCTGGTCGTCATCGGCGACCGGGTGGCCGTGGCGGCCCTCGCGGATGGCGACGCGATGATCGAGTCGGTCGAGCCACGCCGAACGCGCTTCTCGCGCCGCCAGCCAGGCCCTCGCGGCAGCTGGAAGGAGGACATGATTGTCGCGAATCTCGACCAGGTGCTGGTCGTCTTCGCCTGCGCCGATCCGATGCCCCACCTGCGCATGGTCGATCGCTTCCTGGTGGTGGCCGAGCACAACGAGGTCGAGGCCATGGTCGTGGCCAACAAGGTCGACCTGGTGGGGCTGGCCGCGGCTCGGGGCCTGTTCGCCGGCTATGAGGCAATCGGGTACCCCGTCCATTACGTCTCTGCGCGCGAGGGGATCGGGCTCGAGGAGCTCGCCGATCGACTGGTCGGTCGGGTCAGCGTCGTCACCGGGCCGTCCGGGGTCGGGAAGTCGACCCTGCTCAATGCTATTCAGCCCGGGCTTCGGATCGAGACCGGCGCCGTGAGCGAGGCGGTGCACAAGGGCCGCCACACCACGACCTCGGCGGAGCTGCACCCGCTGAGCGCGCCCGGCGGGGGGTACGTGGCCGACACGCCCGGGCTCCGCGAGCTCGGCCTGTGGCAGGTTCCGGCCGAGGAGCTGGCGTGGTGCTTCCCCGAGATGCGCGACTACCTGGGCCGGTGCGCCTTCAACGACTGCCGCCACATCAGCGAGCCGCGTTGCGCGGTCCTCGCGGCCGTCGGCGCCGGGCGGATCAGCGCGGCGCGGCACGACTCGTACCGCCGCCTTCTCCTGAACGAGGATTAG
- a CDS encoding prolipoprotein diacylglyceryl transferase family protein, protein MLPELGRLGPITVGTHDFFTILGMLAGFAIYYRALRRDRILGPQITLISVAAILGGALGARLLTSWEVLDDVTAANLPITYVLTHGPKSILGGLAGGYLAIVLTKRALGYRLSTGDYYAAAIPLALAIGRVGCFLSELPLGTPTSLPWGMSVSTEVAAAFPRCPGCGGPMHPSMLYEIGFHAGAFALIATRGPLLPVRGDTLKAYLLAYGIFRFGIEFIRGNEVQWAGLTGPQLVLIPLVGLLMLHFARQLRSGVYRMPRPVPATA, encoded by the coding sequence ATGCTTCCGGAGCTGGGCCGGCTGGGGCCGATCACGGTTGGCACGCACGACTTCTTCACGATCCTGGGCATGCTGGCCGGGTTCGCCATCTACTACCGCGCCCTGCGGCGCGACCGGATCCTGGGTCCGCAGATCACGCTGATCAGCGTCGCTGCGATCCTGGGCGGGGCGCTGGGGGCGCGCCTGCTGACCTCGTGGGAAGTGCTCGACGACGTCACGGCCGCCAATCTGCCGATCACCTACGTCCTGACCCACGGCCCGAAGAGCATCCTGGGCGGCCTGGCCGGTGGCTACCTGGCTATCGTCCTGACCAAGCGGGCGCTTGGCTATCGGCTCTCGACCGGCGATTACTACGCCGCGGCCATTCCACTGGCACTGGCGATCGGGCGGGTCGGCTGCTTCCTCTCCGAGCTGCCGCTCGGGACGCCGACCAGCCTCCCATGGGGGATGTCGGTCTCGACCGAGGTCGCGGCCGCCTTCCCCCGATGCCCCGGCTGTGGTGGACCGATGCACCCCAGCATGCTGTACGAGATCGGCTTCCACGCGGGGGCCTTCGCCCTGATCGCGACCCGCGGACCCCTCCTGCCGGTTCGCGGCGACACGCTCAAGGCCTACCTGCTGGCGTATGGAATCTTTCGCTTTGGGATCGAGTTCATCCGTGGCAACGAGGTGCAGTGGGCAGGGCTGACCGGCCCGCAGCTCGTCCTGATTCCGCTGGTCGGGCTCCTCATGCTTCACTTTGCGCGCCAGCTGCGGAGTGGCGTCTATCGCATGCCGAGGCCCGTGCCGGCCACCGCATGA
- a CDS encoding MBL fold metallo-hydrolase, which yields MEIAPGVHAVRLLNVYAFLIDEPQLTLIDAGLIGSAGRVQRHIERIGRTLDDLSRIICTHAHPDHIGGVRELAGEREVEVLMHPADLDGLTVTLRDAVANRNRGQLIAYFTRHPGEATPVEDGEVLPILGGLRVVHTPGHTPGSICLYAERLKLLFVGDTLQVIRGKVTFASRVFSEDLPLARASVARMAGLDVETIAFSHYPPWRDGTNRVLRGLASRAGAGA from the coding sequence ATGGAGATCGCTCCGGGCGTCCACGCCGTCAGGCTGCTGAACGTCTATGCCTTCCTCATCGACGAGCCGCAGTTGACCCTGATCGATGCCGGCCTGATCGGGTCGGCGGGCAGGGTGCAGCGGCATATCGAACGCATCGGACGCACGCTGGACGACCTGAGTCGCATCATCTGCACGCACGCGCATCCGGACCATATCGGCGGCGTCCGCGAGCTCGCCGGCGAGCGAGAGGTCGAGGTGCTCATGCATCCGGCCGACCTGGACGGGTTGACGGTCACGCTGCGCGACGCGGTCGCGAACCGCAACCGCGGACAGCTGATCGCCTACTTCACCCGACACCCCGGCGAGGCGACGCCGGTCGAGGACGGCGAGGTGCTGCCGATCCTCGGCGGGCTGCGGGTGGTCCACACCCCCGGCCACACGCCGGGCAGCATCTGCCTGTATGCGGAGCGCCTCAAGCTCCTGTTCGTGGGTGACACCCTGCAGGTGATCCGCGGGAAGGTCACCTTTGCCAGCCGCGTCTTCAGCGAGGACCTTCCGCTGGCCCGCGCCAGCGTCGCTCGCATGGCCGGACTGGACGTCGAGACGATCGCCTTCAGCCACTATCCGCCGTGGCGGGACGGGACCAATCGCGTCCTTCGCGGCCTCGCCTCGCGAGCCGGGGCCGGCGCCTGA